One window of Canis lupus baileyi chromosome 21, mCanLup2.hap1, whole genome shotgun sequence genomic DNA carries:
- the LOC140613619 gene encoding olfactory receptor 5L1-like — MAETGEENCTSVTEFILLGLADAPELRVFLFLLFLLIYGVTVLGNLGMIAVIQVSSQLHTPMYFFLSHLSFVDFCYSTIIVPKMLPNILNRDKAISFLGCMVQFYLFCTCVVTEVFLLAVMAYDRFVAICNPLLYMVTMSQNLCMELVSCCYLCGTACSLIHLCLALQIPSYRSDVINHFFCDLPPLLSLACSDVTMNELMVSIVATFNEIITIMIILTSYLLILITILRMRSAEGRRKAFSTCASHFTAILVFHGTILFNYCRPSSGNSMDTDKVATVFYTIVIPMLNPLIYSLRNKDVKEALKKVLRSRVPFEKLFS; from the coding sequence ATGGCAGAAACGGGGGAAGAGAACTGCACCAGTGTGACAGAGTTCATTCTGCTTGGATTAGCAGATGCCCCAGAGCTGAGAGTCTTCCTCTTCCTGCTGTTTCTTCTCATCTATGGAGTCACGGTTTTGGGAAATCTGGGCATGATCGCAGTGATTCAGGTCAGCTCTCAGCTTCACACTCCCATGTACTTTTTCCTCAGCCACTTGTCCTTTGTGGATTTTTGCTACTCCACGATCATCGTGCCAAAGATGCTGCCCAATATCTTAAACAGGGACAAAGCCATCTCCTTCCTCGGTTGCATGGTGcagttctatttattttgtacATGTGTGGTAACTGAGGTCTTCCTGTTGGctgtgatggcctatgaccgcttcGTGGCCATCTGCAACCCACTGCTGTACATGGTCACCATGTCCCAGAATCTCTGTATGGAGCTGGTGTCCTGCTGCTACCTCTGTGGGACGGCCTGTTCTCTGATCCACTTGTGTTTAGCCCTTCAGATCCCATCCTATAGATCAGATGTGATTAACCACTTCTTTTGTGATCTACCCCCTCTCTTATCTCTTGCTTGCTCTGATGTCACTATGAATGAACTCATGGTGTCCATCGTGGCCACCTTCAACGAGATCATCACCATCATGATCATCCTCACCTCCTATTTGCTGATTCTCATCACTATCCTGAGGATGCGCTCTGCAGAGGGAAGGCGCAAAGCCTTTTCCACCTGTGCTTCTCACTTCACAGCCATCCTTGTCTTCCATGGAACAATCCTTTTCAATTATTGTCGGCCCAGTTCTGGCAACAGTATGGATACTGACAAGGTGGCCACGGTGTTCTACACCATAGTGATTCCCATGCTGAACCCTCTCATCTATAGTCTGAGGAACAAGGATGTGAAAGAAGCTCTCAAGAAAGTATTGCGATCTAGAGTACCCtttgaaaaactattttcttGA
- the LOC140613620 gene encoding olfactory receptor 5W2-like: MAVENCTVITDFILLGLSGRKDVQQGLFVLFLLVYSTTMIANLGMILLIKLDSRLHTPMYYFLSNLSLCDVCYSSTVSPKMLADFLSEQKRIPYDLCAIQMYFFGVFADVECLMLAVMAYDRYVAICNPLLYTIAMSRQICIQLVSLAYIVGFVDSAIHTCCTFRLSFCDSNIINHFFCDIPPLLALSSSDTSINEIVMFTFIGCVVGCSIITVLLSYSYILTTILRMNSAEGRRKAFSTCASHLTAVAIFHGTLLFMYFRPSSSYSMDTDKMSSVFYTVVIPMLNPLIYSLRNKDVKGALKKAIKRQTWFTSIYYHLLVSCGTVDYLFCEH, encoded by the exons ATGGCTGTTGAGAACTGCACTGTGATTACTGATTTCATACTCCTAGGACTTTCTGGCAGAAAAGATGTGCAGCAGGGGCTCTTTGTGCTCTTTCTGCTAGTTTACAGCACAACCATGATTGCCAATCTAGGGATGATCCTGCTGATCAAGCTGGACTCCAGGCTCCACACGCCCATGTATTATTTCCTGAGCAACCTGTCTCTCTGTGACGTCTGCTACTCCTCCACTGTCTCTCCCAAGATGCTGGCTGACTTCTTGTCTGAGCAAAAGAGAATTCCATATGATTTATGTGCAATTCAGATGTATTTTTttggggtctttgcagatgtggaGTGTCTCATGTTGGCTGTCATGGCTTATGACCGGTATGTAGCCATTTGTAATCCACTTCTTTATACAATCGCCATGTCCAGGCAAATCTGCATCCAGCTTGTGTCCCTTGCCTACATCGTCGGTTTTGTGGATTCAGCAATCCACACCTGCTGCACATTTCGATTGTCGTTCTGCGATTCCAATATCATCAATCACTTTTTCTGTGACATCCCACCCTTGCTAGCCCTTTCCTCTTCAGATACATCCATCAATGAGATAGTGATGTTCACTTTCATTGGTTGTGTAGTGGGCTGCAGCATCATCACTGTTCTCCTCTCCTACAGCTATATCCTAACTACCATCCTTAGAATGAACTCAGCTGAAGGGAGACGCAAAGCCTTCTCTACATGTGCCTCCCACTTGACCGCAGTGGCTATATTTCACGGCACACTTCTGTTCATGTATTTCCGACCGAGCTCCAGTTACTCAATGGACACAGACAAAATGTCTTCTGTCTTCTACACTGTGGTCATCCCTATGTTAAACCCACTCATCTACAGCTTAAGGAATAAGGATGTGAAAGGTGCCCTGAAAAAAGCAATCA agagacagacctgGTTCACATCTATATACTATCATTTACTTGTTAGCTGTGGGACTGTAGATTACTTGTTCTGTGAACACTAA
- the LOC140613393 gene encoding olfactory receptor 5I1-like, translating into MELENHTVKSEFFLLGFSDHPELWRVLFVMFLFIYSVTLMGNLGMILLITTSSHLHTPMYFFLCILSFVDVCYSSVIAPKLLVDLISKEKTISYKGCAAQLYFFCSLVDTESFLLAAMAYDRYIAICNPLLYMVIMSKRVCSQFAIGAFLGGTMSSIIHTTNTFHLSFCSKEINHFFCDISPLFSLSCTDTYMHDIILVVFAGLVEAICLLAVLLSYVCIIAAILKTGSAEGRKKGFSTCASHLTVVTIYHGTLIFIYLRPSTGHSLDIDKVTSVFYTLIIPMLNPLIYSLRNKDVKNAFRKVIGRKLLS; encoded by the coding sequence ATGGAGTTGGAGAACCACACTGTGAAGTCTGAGTTCTTTCTCTTGGGATTTAGTGACCATCCAGAACTTTGGAGGGTGCTTtttgttatgtttctttttatctacTCTGTTACCCTCATGGGGAACCTTGGGATGATCTTATTAATCACAACTAGTTCCCATTTGCACACCCCGATGTACTTTTTCCTCTGTATATTGTCCTTTGTAGATGTATGTTACTCTTCTGTTATTGCCCCCAAATTACTTGTGGACTTGATTTCCAAAGAAAAGACCATTTCTTACAAGGGCTGTGCTGCACAGTTATATTTTTTCTGCTCTTTGGTTGACACAGAATCTTTCCTCTTGGCTGCTATGGCTTATGACCGGTACATAGCAATCTGCAACCCTCTGCTTTATATGGTTATTATGTCCAAGAGGGTTTGCTCCCAGTTTGCCATTGGAGCATTTTTGGGAGGTACCATGAGTTCAATTATTCACACTACTAATACCTTCCATCTGTCTTTCTGCTCCAAAGAAATTAATCATTTCTTCTGTGATATCTCCCCACTCTTCTCTCTGTCCTGCACTGATACTTACATGCATGACATCATTCTGGTAGTCTTTGCTGGTTTGGTGGAAGCTATCTGTCTTCTAGCAGTCCTTCTGTCTTATGTCTGCATCATAGCAGCTATTCTTAAAACAGGGTCtgctgaaggaagaaagaaagggtttTCCACTTGTGCCTCCCATCTGACCGTAGTCACGATCTACCATGGtaccctcatttttatttatttgcgccCCAGCACTGGTCATTCGCTGGATATTGACAAAGTGACCTCTGTGTTCTATACATTGATCATACCTATGTTGAACCCCTTAATTTACAGTCTAAGGAACAAAGACGTCAAAAATGCCTTTAGGAAAGTAATAGGCAGAAAATTGCTTTCTtaa